The sequence CCATCCACTGCTGCACTCACTATTCCTCCTGCATACCCAGCTCCTTCTCCCACAGGGTATAATCCATTTATGTTAATAGATTGTCCTTTTATATCTCTTGTTATTTTAACAGGAGCAGAGGTTCTAGTTTCAGGAGCTATAAGATTTACATTTTTAGATATAAAATAATTGTTTTTTCCCCACTGTTGAAAGGCAGCTTTCATATTATCATTTATAAATTCAGGAAATAGATTATTTAAATCATAGGAATTCATTTCCATTTCATAACTGCTTTCAATACTTCCAGCAGTCTTTTTTCCTTTTACAAAATCTATAACATTTTGATAAGCAGCACCATAATTATTTTCTATTTCATAAGTTTTTCTTTCTAGATTTTCTTGAAACTTCATTCCAGAAAAAAGTTCATCTCCAAATTCATTTTTCTTTATACCTACTACAACAGCAGAATTTGAGAATTTTCCATCTCTTTTAGAATAACTCATTCCATTTACCAAAGTTTTTCCTTTTTCTGATGCAGCATTAACTATAACCCCACCAGGACACATACAAAATGAAAATACTCCTCTGTCCTCTTTTTTATTGTTATATGTAACACTATATGTAGCTGCACCTAATAAAGGATGGTCAGCATATTTTCCATACTGCATTTTATCGATGTCACTTCTTAAGTGCTCTATTCTTGCTCCTACTGCAAAAGGTTTGTTTTCTAAATGAACTCCTTTTTTATGAAGCATTCTATAAGTATCTCTTGATGAATGCCCTATTGCTAATATTACAGAATCTGTTATGATAATATCTTTTATTCCATCTTTATCCAAAATTTCAATTCCTACAATAGAGTTATTTTTTATAAGAAGATTTTCCATTTTAGTATTAAAGTAAAATTTACCTCCCATATTTTTAATTTTCTCTCTTATATTTTTTACTACTACTTTTAATACATCAGTTCCTATATGTGGTTTATAATCCCATAATATTTCTTCTTGAGCTCCACAATCAAGAAGTTCTTTAAATACCTTATCTATATACTCACTTTTTATTCTTGTGTTGAGTTTCCCATCAGAATATGTTCCTGCTCCTCCTTCACCAAATTGTACATTTGATTCTGGATTAAGGATGGAATTTGATATAAATCTATTATTAGTTATATCTCTTTTATCTACCTCTTCTCCCCTTTCAAAGACAAGAGGAATATATCCATATTCAGCAAGCCTTAATGCAGAAAATAATCCTGCTGGTCCTGCTCCTATTACAGCTACCTCTTTATTTTTAAATAAAGGTTCTCTTACCATTTTTTCCATTTCTTTTACTGGAAGAATATTAGGTAATGAAGATATATCTACTTCCTTTTTTAATAAAACCTCTATATTATAAATAAATTTTATGTCATTTTTTTGGCGGCTGTCAATAGATCTTTTATTCCATCTCAATATTTCTATATTATCTTTTTTTATTCCTCTTTTTTCAAGTTCTTTTAATATTTCCTTGTCTTGATTTCTCTCTAATGGAATTATTATATTGTTAATATTTATTCTCATTTTCCACCTCTAATAAATTATACCATATATAATAATTAAATAACAATAAAAAAGCCTGTGAAGTTATACACAGGCTGGCATTTTTATTTTATTTTGTCAGCTAGAGTTTTTCCAACTTTAAACTTAACTGCTTTTTTAGCTTCAATCTTCATTTTTTTATTAGTTTGAGGATTTCTAACTTCTCTGGCAGCTCTTTCTTTTACCTCCCATTTTCCCCACCCTACAAAAGTAATGTCATCCCCTTTTACGAGAGTATCTTCAACAGAAGCTAAAAATAAATTTACTGCTCTTTCAGCTTCTTTTTTAGTAAATCCACCATTTTTAGCATATAATTCTACAAATTCTTTTTTAGTCATAATTATTCCTCCTTAAGTTTTTCTTTATGTGTAATTCTTAAAATTACAATTCTTGCTTATTATATATATAACCTTTATTTTCCATTTTGTAAATAGAAAGTTTTCAAAAAATCACTTTAAATCCTTCAGAAGCAGTATTTACATCATGATCTGTTATTCCTAAATATTTTTGAGTGACAGCTACAGAAGAATGATTGAGCAAACGTCTTACTAATTCTATATTATGTTTATTATTAGTATATTGAATGTGAGCATAACTTTTTCTAAAACTATGTGTAGAAAGTCCTTCAATAGAAGCGCATATGGAAATTTTTTTTAATATTTTCTGTACCCATCTTACTGATATATTAAAAATATTATCATTTCTCCTAAGAAAATGTTTTTTACAGTAAGCTTCAACTATTTTTATAACTTCATAATTAATATTTCTATTTTGTATCTTTCCTGTTTTTTGCTCCTGTATTGATAATTTTCCATCAACAAAATCACTTACTTTTAAATTCAGTACATCTCCTATTCTAAGCCCAGTATTTAATTGAATAAGACAAATTAAATGTATTTGGGGATTAGCTTTTAGTCTTATTCCATTTTTTCTTACTCCACTTTTTATCAATAAAAAAATTGTTTCTAACTCATCAAATTTTAAGGCTCTAGTTTTCATTTTAATTTCATCTCCTAAGATTGTAATATATATGTAGTATAGACATATATAGAATATATCATATTTTTTATATCAGAGAAATATTTTTATTTTTAGTATAGCATTATTACTGTTATTGTTATAAAATATATACATAATTTATTTTGGGAGGTTTTTAGCATGATTATAATAAAAAATGGTATTTTACTTGATGTTGAAAAATCTAAAAGTGAAAAAATGGATATTTCAATAGAAAATGGTAAAATTACTGGAATTAAAAAAAGTATTAAACCTAAGAAAGATGATGAAGTTATTGATGCTGCAGATAAAATAGTGGCTCCTGGATTTATTGATGCTCACTGTCATTTGGGACTTATGGGAGATAGTGTCGGATTTGAAAATGATGATGTAAATGAAAAATCTGAACCAATAACTCCTCAATTAAGAGCAATAGATGCTATTGATCCTATGGATAGAGTATTTACTGAGGCTTACCAAGGGGGAATCACTTCAGTAGCTACTGGACCAGGAAGTGCCAATGTAATTGGAGGACAGTTTGCTGCTATAAAAACTTTTGGAAAAAGAATAGATAAAATGATAATAAAAGCTCCCATTGCTATGAAATGTGCCTTTGGTGAAAACCCAAAGAGATTTTATGGTACAAAAGGAAAAATGCCTACTACAAGAATGGGTATTGCCAGCATACTTAGAGAAACTCTTCAAAAAGCAAAAGAATATATGCTGAAGTCTGAAGCTGCTAAAGATGACATTACTAAAAAACCTCAATATGATGCAAAATTGGAAGCATTAATTCCTGTTTTAAAAAAAGAAATTCCTTTAAAAGCTCATGCTCATAAAGCAAGTGATATATTTACTGCTATAAGAATAGCAAAAGAATTTGATCTAGAAATGACTTTAGATCATTCAACTGATGCCAGATGTATAGTTGGTGAATTAGCTGAGGAAAAATATCCTATGATAGTTGGACCTAGTTTAGGTCATAGAACTAAAGTTGAACTTATAAATAAATCTTTTAAAACAGCAGGAATTCTTAATAAAGCTGGAATAAAAATATCTATAACAACTGACAGCCCTGTTATTCCTCTTCAGCATCTTCCAATATGTGCTGCTCTTGCAGTAAAAGATGGACTTGATAAATGGGAAGCTCTTAAGGCTATCTCAATAAATCCTGCTGAAATACTAGGTCTGGAAGACAGAATTGGATCTATTAAAGTTGGAAAAGATGCAGATATAGTTATATGGTCAGCAGACCCTCTTCAAATAGATGCAAAAGTTGAATGTACTATAATAAATGGAGAAGTAGTTTTCGATGGCGAGGAGGAAGAATAGTGAAAGAACTTCTTAAAAAATTCAGAAGAGAACTTCACCAAATACCTGAAGTAGCTTTTGAAGAATATAAAACAGCTGAATACATAAGAGAGAAGCTTAGAGAATATAAAATACCCTATGAAGAAATCACTAATGAGCAATATACTACAGGAACTATAGTATATTTTAAGGGAGAAAAAGGATGTATTGCTTTTAGAAGCGACATAGATGCTCTCCCTATAAAAGAGGATACTGGATGTGATTTTGCTTCTACAAATGGACGTGCACATGGATGTGGCCATGATGGACATGCAGCTACTCTCCTTACATTTGCAGTTTGGTTAAAAGAACAGCAGGATAAGGGAGTAAAATTTAAAAAATCAATTGTTCTTATATTTCAGCCAGGAGAAGAAGGAAAAGGAGGAGCAAGATATCTTTCTGTCCATGAAAAATTCCTGAATAAAAATATAGAAGCTATATTTGGAATGCACTTATTTCCACTACTTCCAGAAGGAACGGTATCTACAAAGATTGGTCCTCTTATGGCACAAACTATAAATCTTGATATAGATATTTATGGTAAAGGTGGACATGGAGCTGAACCTCAAAACTGTATTGATACTATCCTTATAACTTCTAAACTCATAGAGGCATATCAAAGTATTGTATCAAGAAACATAACTCCTATTGAACCTATGGTACTTACTGTTGGTTCTATTCATGGAGGAAGTGCAAGAAATATAATACCTGAAAAAGTTTCTCTTCTTGGAACTATAAGAATATTTTCTAAATCAATGATGGCATTTATCAAAGAAAAACTTGAGAATATCAATAATGGATTTGAATTATCTTATGGGGTTAAAATAGATTTTAATTTTACTCCAGTATATTCTCCTCTCATCAATGATGAAAAACTTTATCATATATTCAGAGAAGCTGTAAAAGATAGTAATTTTGTTGAAGCTAAACCTGAAATGATAGCTGAAGATTTTTCATTCTATCTGGATAAAGTTCCAGGGTTATTTTTCTTCCTAGGTGTAAGAAATGAAGAAAAAGGATATATCTATCCACTTCATAATCCTAAATTTAATTTTGATGAGGAATCATTATTAAAAGGTGTTGAAACTTTCCAGAATATAGCTTATGCAATGAAAGCATTATAATTTTGTTATTAATTTGGATTTTAAAGAGCTATTATTTCTCAGTAATTACAGCAGTTAAAACTTTTTAACTGCTTAATTACTGAAATTTTATTAATTACACCACTCTTTCTAAATTTAAAATTTCTAAAGATTATTCTTTTTTTATTTTATTCTTCTTATAAAAACTATTTTCAATATCATTAAGTGTAGGTATTCCCAGTTTATTATTTTTCTTTAAGTATAGATATGTCTCTCTTAATCCCTCTTCCAGTGAATACTTATTCCTAAATCCTGTTTTCTCTATTTTAGATATATCTCCTATTAAGTTTTTATTTCTAAATGGAAACCAATCCCTTGCTTTCAAATTTTCTTTTTCTAAATCTACATTATATATTAATGGCTGTTTATCAGATATACTGCCACATTTTTTAATATAATCTTTAATACTAATGCTTTCATCACCAGAAATATTAAATATCTCATTAAAAAAATATGAGTTACCTAAAGATAAATTTATAACTTCACAAAGATCATCTATATATCCAAATTGAATTTTTTCTTCACCTTTATTTGGAACAAAAATAGGCATATTATTCTCAAGTCTTGCAAATATATAACTTTCTCTATCTAAATTATTTTCAGGTCCATAAATATAAAATGGTCTGAATATTGTATAAATAAACTTTAATTCTTTAGAATTTTCAATAGTTATTTTTTCACATAGATATTTATCTTCAGCATATTTACCCCATATTTCATTTGCACCATTACTGTCAGTTTCCCTTGCAGGAGAATTCTGCATTTCATTATAAATAGAAGCACTGCTTATTAAGATATATTGAGTATATCTTCCAGACATTATTTTTTGAATCAAAGATACCTGTTCTGCACTGTATGCTGATACATCAACTATATAGTCCACTTTTATATTTTCTAAACACTCTGTTAATTCTTTCTCT is a genomic window of Fusobacterium sp. containing:
- a CDS encoding tyrosine-type recombinase/integrase, with translation MKTRALKFDELETIFLLIKSGVRKNGIRLKANPQIHLICLIQLNTGLRIGDVLNLKVSDFVDGKLSIQEQKTGKIQNRNINYEVIKIVEAYCKKHFLRRNDNIFNISVRWVQKILKKISICASIEGLSTHSFRKSYAHIQYTNNKHNIELVRRLLNHSSVAVTQKYLGITDHDVNTASEGFKVIF
- a CDS encoding NAD(P)/FAD-dependent oxidoreductase; the encoded protein is MRININNIIIPLERNQDKEILKELEKRGIKKDNIEILRWNKRSIDSRQKNDIKFIYNIEVLLKKEVDISSLPNILPVKEMEKMVREPLFKNKEVAVIGAGPAGLFSALRLAEYGYIPLVFERGEEVDKRDITNNRFISNSILNPESNVQFGEGGAGTYSDGKLNTRIKSEYIDKVFKELLDCGAQEEILWDYKPHIGTDVLKVVVKNIREKIKNMGGKFYFNTKMENLLIKNNSIVGIEILDKDGIKDIIITDSVILAIGHSSRDTYRMLHKKGVHLENKPFAVGARIEHLRSDIDKMQYGKYADHPLLGAATYSVTYNNKKEDRGVFSFCMCPGGVIVNAASEKGKTLVNGMSYSKRDGKFSNSAVVVGIKKNEFGDELFSGMKFQENLERKTYEIENNYGAAYQNVIDFVKGKKTAGSIESSYEMEMNSYDLNNLFPEFINDNMKAAFQQWGKNNYFISKNVNLIAPETRTSAPVKITRDIKGQSININGLYPVGEGAGYAGGIVSAAVDGLKIVDLSFSKIIL
- a CDS encoding NAD-dependent epimerase/dehydratase family protein; translated protein: MKSILLMGGNQFVGKKLCEFLLNNGYKVYVLNRDRRPSPEKAELLKCDRNIEKELTECLENIKVDYIVDVSAYSAEQVSLIQKIMSGRYTQYILISSASIYNEMQNSPARETDSNGANEIWGKYAEDKYLCEKITIENSKELKFIYTIFRPFYIYGPENNLDRESYIFARLENNMPIFVPNKGEEKIQFGYIDDLCEVINLSLGNSYFFNEIFNISGDESISIKDYIKKCGSISDKQPLIYNVDLEKENLKARDWFPFRNKNLIGDISKIEKTGFRNKYSLEEGLRETYLYLKKNNKLGIPTLNDIENSFYKKNKIKKE
- a CDS encoding HU family DNA-binding protein; translated protein: MTKKEFVELYAKNGGFTKKEAERAVNLFLASVEDTLVKGDDITFVGWGKWEVKERAAREVRNPQTNKKMKIEAKKAVKFKVGKTLADKIK
- a CDS encoding amidohydrolase; its protein translation is MIIIKNGILLDVEKSKSEKMDISIENGKITGIKKSIKPKKDDEVIDAADKIVAPGFIDAHCHLGLMGDSVGFENDDVNEKSEPITPQLRAIDAIDPMDRVFTEAYQGGITSVATGPGSANVIGGQFAAIKTFGKRIDKMIIKAPIAMKCAFGENPKRFYGTKGKMPTTRMGIASILRETLQKAKEYMLKSEAAKDDITKKPQYDAKLEALIPVLKKEIPLKAHAHKASDIFTAIRIAKEFDLEMTLDHSTDARCIVGELAEEKYPMIVGPSLGHRTKVELINKSFKTAGILNKAGIKISITTDSPVIPLQHLPICAALAVKDGLDKWEALKAISINPAEILGLEDRIGSIKVGKDADIVIWSADPLQIDAKVECTIINGEVVFDGEEEE
- a CDS encoding M20 family metallopeptidase; amino-acid sequence: MKELLKKFRRELHQIPEVAFEEYKTAEYIREKLREYKIPYEEITNEQYTTGTIVYFKGEKGCIAFRSDIDALPIKEDTGCDFASTNGRAHGCGHDGHAATLLTFAVWLKEQQDKGVKFKKSIVLIFQPGEEGKGGARYLSVHEKFLNKNIEAIFGMHLFPLLPEGTVSTKIGPLMAQTINLDIDIYGKGGHGAEPQNCIDTILITSKLIEAYQSIVSRNITPIEPMVLTVGSIHGGSARNIIPEKVSLLGTIRIFSKSMMAFIKEKLENINNGFELSYGVKIDFNFTPVYSPLINDEKLYHIFREAVKDSNFVEAKPEMIAEDFSFYLDKVPGLFFFLGVRNEEKGYIYPLHNPKFNFDEESLLKGVETFQNIAYAMKAL